A DNA window from Caretta caretta isolate rCarCar2 chromosome 7, rCarCar1.hap1, whole genome shotgun sequence contains the following coding sequences:
- the PSMD6 gene encoding 26S proteasome non-ATPase regulatory subunit 6, whose translation MPLENLEEEGLPKNPDLRIAQLRFLLSLRPQRPEPAVREELMAAVRRHNMAPYYEALCKPLDWQMDMELLNKMKKANEEELKRLDNELEDAEKILGESEIRDAMMAKAEYLCRIGDKEGALTAFRKTYDKTVALGHRLDIVFYLLRIGLFYMDNDLITRNIEKAKSLIEEGGDWDRRNRLKVYQGLYCVAIRDFKQAAELFLDTVSTFTSYELMDYKTFVTYTVYVSMIALDRPDLREKVIKGAEILEVLHSLPTVRQYLFSLYECRYSVFFQSLAIVEQEMKKDWLFAPHYRYYVREMRIHAYSQLLESYRSLTLGYMAEAFGVGVEFIDQELSRFIAAGRLHCKIDKVNEIVETNRPDSKNWQYQETIKKGDLLLNRVQKLSRVINM comes from the exons atGCCGCTGGAGAacctggaggaggaggggctgcccAAGAACCCCGACCTGCGCATCGCCCAGCTCCGCTTCCTCCTCAGCCTGCGGCCGCAGCGCCCCGAGCCCGCCGTGCGCGAGGAGCTCATGGCGGCCGTGCGGCGCCACA ATATGGCCCCATACTATGAAGCACTCTGCAAGCCCCTTGACTGGCAGATGGACATGGAGCTGTTGAATAAGATGAAAAAGGCAAATGAGGAAGAGTTGAAACGTCTCGACAATGAACTGGAAGATGCTGAAAAGATCTTGGGGGAGAGTGAAATCCGCGATGCAATGATGGCCAAGGCTGAGTACCTGTGCCGAATTGGGGACAAG GAAGGAGCTCTGACTGCTTTTCGTAAGACATATGACAAAACTGTGGCCCTGGGACATCGTCTGGATATTGTGTTCTACCTTCTAAGAATTGGCTTGTTTTACATGGATAATGACCTCATCACACGGAATATCGAAAAGGCAAAAAG TCTAATAGAGGAAGGAGGAGACTGGGACAGGAGAAATCGTCTAAAAGTCTACCAAGGTCTTTACTGCGTAGCTATTCGAGATTTCAAACAAGCAGCAGAACTCTTTCTTGATACAGTTTCAACATTTACATCCTATGAACTTATGGATTACAAAACATTTGTAACATATACTGTCTACGTCAGTATGATCGCGTTAGACAGACCTGACCTTAGAGAGAAG GTTATTAAAGGGGCAGAGATTCTGGAAGTGTTGCATAGTTTACCAACAGTACGACAGTATCTTTTTTCACTCTATGAATGTCGTTATTCAGTCTTCTTCCAGTCATTAG CTATTGTAGAGCAAGAGATGAAAAaagattggctgtttgctcctcACTACCGTTATTATGTACGGGAAATGAGAATCCATGCTTACAGCCAGCTCCTAGAATCCTACCGGTCACTGACACTAGGGTACATGGCAGAAGCTTTTGGAGTCGGTGTAGAATTCATAGATCA ggaGCTTTCAAGATTTATTGCAGCTGGGCGACTGCATTGCAAAATAGACAAAGTAAACGAGATAGTCGAAACTAACAG GCCTGATAGCAAGAACTGGCAGTACCAAGAAACCATCAAGAAAGGAGATTTGCTGCTAAATAGAGTTCAGAAACTTTCCAGAGTAATTAATAtgtaa